The following DNA comes from Anopheles arabiensis isolate DONGOLA chromosome 3, AaraD3, whole genome shotgun sequence.
TTAACGTGGGCCGGGGGTTTTGCCCAGCATCTTAAGACAAGCACTGACCCGAAGAAAAGTACCAAGGCATGGCACATTAGGAATGTGGAAAGACGCAAAAGTCTATTTTTAGCACACATTATTTACGCTTTgtgacaaaagacgctctgtctcacaaactaattgacatacagacgtcaaattttgacacgaatcatttgaaggttggtactatataaaaataatatgcatttaatactagcggcgccatctatgtgtcagaccggggacttatcagccaacctgttataGTAtgcaaaaaattcaaacatGGTTTAGCCTAAAGCTTCCttgcaatttgttttatttatgtttatgtatttttgaaaaactttttcatTGCTTTGACAAAATGGGAATGTGCTCGATGAATCACATAAGCGACCACACTACTACCACGAATCGCGCAATACTAGTATTTCAACTAATCAAGAACATTGTCTACCTATTTCACATGCTTTTACATCCGAAAATAGGTAGCAGTGAAAACGATTAAACACCTGAAATGTTGGGAAAGCGACAAATGAACTGCTGCATACTTAAAGATGTTCAAGTATGATAATGTCGTTAAGGACATCTATTCGAATATTCATGTGAGATTCTCTGACACACGTAAAGTACACATACCCAACAACATTTTGCTGAGTAAAACATACTTAGTtgataatgttttatttcaaaaacgtTGCTAACAAATTTacagttttgcttttattcaGTATGTTGTATCACAAAACACTTTTAATCCATCCTACGTACGGTGCAATGCGCGTGTGCAGAAACACACGACTATCGTTCGGTGCACTGTGGCTCGCTATCCCAACGAGATAGTTGCCGGTACCGCGTCCTTTCCAGAAAGCCGGCATGCCTTCATCTACCTCAACCGTGTCCATGTATGGCAGTTGTTCCACATCTACGCATAATTCGTGGTCGTTCAACGTTCTCCGAAACGTCCGGTCACAATCACTGTTAAACTTTGTGAATGCAAGGGCTGGACCAAGCGTTGATTCTTCTACAAGTAACAGAACGATAGCTGTGTGTTGGTTGTGTGTAAAACCGGGTATTATTTACAACCTACCCGTTAGTCCAACTTGCTCCAGATAAAACGGCGTGTGCGTTTGGTTGCTCCACAAACAGATCGGACTCTTACCGAACGCTATGTCGGTGCGGTGCATTACCGTTACCAGTGCAATGTTATTGTGTTTCGTAGTACTGTCGTACTCTGGATGGACTGTTACCTTCTCAACCACCATCAAGACAACCATTTGAATCTCTCTATTGTCTAATGTTACGTATTTGAGCGTGCCTTTGCCGTCCAGACAGCTGGCAGCGGTCAAAAACGTTCTGTTGCTAATCATTGTTGCGATACAAGTCTGCGTTTCTATCCCTTGGCTCAAATCTAAGGATACCTGTACGAATGGTTTGTGCACAAATAAGGATCCGTAAAGAGGATATCAACATTTACCTACCATATGGTGCCTTGGATCGAAATCATCCTCCTCGCTATTCCGTCTCGTGGCACAGCTGTCGATTTCTCGCCATTCTGCATCCAGCGCACTCCGTACGTCCTCCCGCGGACAGCACAACACCGATCCACTGCCACAGAACTGCACCGGTTGATTTTGCTGAAAGCGGTACAACATTCTCGGACAATTCACTGCACTTGTACACACACCCATCCCAACGCCGTCCACCGCACACGTGTCACCCTCTTCCAAATCATTGTTCAGGAAAATGAACGCTTCAGCGGGATCTTCTTCGACCCTCTTCGGAAACAGGATCGAATTGAACCACGCCAGATGGGAAGCTAACCGAACGCCGAGTGCCGATTCACCGTAACCACAGTCACGGCCTGCAAGGTTCAGCGCGTACACGTAGGGTAGGCTACGACCAAAACGCCCCACTTCACGCTCTAGCGGACCACCCAGTGATTGGTGACAGGTACTTGGCACCAGGAACGGTTTGGCTCCGAAGCAGAGATGTTCGGCCGGCGTCTCGTTACGATGCTGCGTGCAGTTGGTCCCGTTATGAAGCTCTACTACTCCAAGAACATTGATTATGTGATTCAAAGCTTACAAGGAAATGATATTGTCATTAGAAAAAGTGAGAGAGGGTTACAGAGCACATCAGAGCAACTTACAAGCACTTGTTTCTAAATCATCTTCCTCGACGTGAATAGCATGAAGCTCGGACAGCCCACggccagaaacaaaaaactccgACTCAGGAAGGTCTGCGCGATCCCAGATGCAAGCTGGTTGAAATTGTAAAGAAATCTTCAACGGCTCTTTCAGTTGAAGAAGTCCTACGTCTCCATAAAGCGATCCCTCTTTCCAATTTGGATGTATGTAAGAGCGAATGACAGCGTTCCTTTCATTTTCCAGATAGCTGACATAGGCGGGAGGCAAGCTGCAATtgcaaaatgatgaaaattgaCCTACtattcacacacaaaacaaaacgataccCATTCTTCCTTGTACAGCGGGCAAGTGTCACGATCGTACTGTCATCGACGATCACCCCGAAGCAGTCATTCTGCTCTGAATCGTCCGTTCCGTTCCAGTGGATTGCAGCCAGCTGTCGGGATGCCGTTGAAAATAGATGCGCTTCAGACAGATCTATTTGCTCCAAATTTTGCGATTTATGCAGCAAAACTCGCGGCTCAAACTCACGATACTGGGCGTAGCGTAAGGCGCACGCCTGAGGTTGGAATTTCCATTCTGCACCGAACAAGATCAGACGTTCATTGGACTGTCAACTAGCGTTTATTTCAGAACCGTATAACCTACCGGTCGCATTTTCTCCACGATCTTTCAGCACGGACCTTATCCATGGTACGTAGGGCGCAACCCTAGTGTACACTCCGGGAACGGACAAACCGCACGCcaatccaaatgaagtcactCCAACCAGAAAGGGTGTTTCACGCGTGTTGTGTAGTAGCTTTACCTGCAGCGGTCCTCCAGAATCACCCTGCAAAAGGAAGACAATGTAATTCAAGCAAATAGAAGCTGTCCAAAAACCTGGAAAGAGCTTTCATTGGGTAGAAAGATCATTCAATGAACTAATTTATTGGCGGAAGAGTGGAAAGCAACTTGGAGCAGGATTCTCAAACAGTTTATGTTTCTATTAGAGTTAGAAGACTGATTTACGATGCGACGAAACAcgtcaaataaacaaacaaagtagACCCCCAAGTTAAAGTGAACAATATCAATTCACATTTTAATAAAGATAAAGCCAATAAAAGAGGCAATTGTCATTAGTAGCAAGAATACGTCAAAAAGTTTCGTAATTCATCCAGAGGCTCTCATTACAGCGTAACATTGGTTGTGGAAAAATGTTTAATGTACACATTGTACAAGTAATGTAAATGTTGGATGACTCCTGATTACCAATAAACTGTACTTACCGGACATGTGTCCATACGAGCATCGCCAGCGCACAGCTGATTAGTATGTAAACCGTTCCGCAAACCTCGAAGGTTCAAATAGTGCTCATTGCACTGCTCGTTGGCGACCGGACTGAGCGCAACTTTCAGTAGGATTGGAGTTTTTTCAGCAGCTACAAGGAAAAAGAGCATCACAttttgcaaacca
Coding sequences within:
- the LOC120904832 gene encoding uncharacterized protein LOC120904832 — its product is MWFVVCSLGLIVLFEQGSALVPTGDLKSLDEKNVILPNRRESLTDCHFRYYTYGKTSMIKPAFGQTTYLREFAHMAAIGWTQPDSTITWNCGGSLIWENYILTAAHCVEDAQQNAPDVARFGDLDLFNATDDQYAQQLKIVEIIRHPEHRHRDRYHDIALMRLEREVMLHDTVVPACLWTDDEIRFKRFEATGWGDTGFAAEKTPILLKVALSPVANEQCNEHYLNLRGLRNGLHTNQLCAGDARMDTCPGDSGGPLQVKLLHNTRETPFLVGVTSFGLACGLSVPGVYTRVAPYVPWIRSVLKDRGENATEWKFQPQACALRYAQYREFEPRVLLHKSQNLEQIDLSEAHLFSTASRQLAAIHWNGTDDSEQNDCFGVIVDDSTIVTLARCTRKNGLPPAYVSYLENERNAVIRSYIHPNWKEGSLYGDVGLLQLKEPLKISLQFQPACIWDRADLPESEFFVSGRGLSELHAIHVEEDDLETSASLNHIINVLGVVELHNGTNCTQHRNETPAEHLCFGAKPFLVPSTCHQSLGGPLEREVGRFGRSLPYVYALNLAGRDCGYGESALGVRLASHLAWFNSILFPKRVEEDPAEAFIFLNNDLEEGDTCAVDGVGMGVCTSAVNCPRMLYRFQQNQPVQFCGSGSVLCCPREDVRSALDAEWREIDSCATRRNSEEDDFDPRHHMVSLDLSQGIETQTCIATMISNRTFLTAASCLDGKGTLKYVTLDNREIQMVVLMVVEKVTVHPEYDSTTKHNNIALVTVMHRTDIAFGKSPICLWSNQTHTPFYLEQVGLTEESTLGPALAFTKFNSDCDRTFRRTLNDHELCVDVEQLPYMDTVEVDEGMPAFWKGRGTGNYLVGIASHSAPNDSRVFLHTRIAPYVGWIKSVL